gaattttaaaatacaaatttgagagagagaaactcTCTTCGATCATAGTGACTTGTGATCACAATCCCTTACACTTGGGAGATTTGTCTATCAagaggaatatatatatatatatatatagtgatatcagagtatggaggaactgctttccttttcatattatccttgaaatgcaaaatttcaaaaaaccttttgTGTACATCGACGCacagttgaaaaagaaatattcctGCCAATATCatggaattctatcaacgcgtttgactgtaatcgcgttacatacggacagacaaaagaaaatcctagTTAAaaaatagacctcactacgttcggtcaattaattaacaaaatatttcatcttaattatgaaataattgaaaaatataatttctttcttaataaaatattattgattattttaaacgagaataaacagttgctattacatcaataaacctgtatcagctactgtctttagaaggcattgacaagacagagaggttcggtaacgtttttctcctatctctctccactgccattataacgtggacctcactatagaagcaaGAATCATtcaaagctatttttatggatGAAATTAGTCATGGAGACTCAACTTTCCAGTTCACCCCTAAGTTTGAGAACTAATACGCGAAGGTATTAATTTAACTTTGGCTCCTCATTGATGATTTTAATTAGTTCGgacaaaatccattttcaactaCTTCAAATAGCTCTCTCAAAGGTTGAAGCGCAAGTTGAATCTGAATGCATTAAGAGTTTTTAATGTAATAAAGAAATTTTAATGTAGAAGTAGAAAGTCTGTTCGTGCTCTATCAAAAACgaagttaataaaacaaaatgaattagTTCGAAACTCAATAAAACTGAAACTTCTGATATAGAGACGCGTGGCTTTGTAATACAAGATATCCACCAATAGTCTATTTtagtgaaatttaaaaatattctaggCTATGAGGAATGAATGCACGTGgtattttagagcgtaatatATAAGTAGGTAGTAATTAGTGAATTTCCACGACCTTGCTAAGCTCGTGCATGCTAATCTTCGTACCAAAGTTTGATTGAAGCTCACCTATTATGATGGAATCTAGACCACAGCTACGCAGAATGTGCGGTCTCTTCGAAGTTATTGAAGTGACAAAATCACTTTACCTCGCCCACTCGCTGAAAAGGCCAACTCTGATTGTCAACCAACTATTATAGCAAGATGTAGTGTCTAGATAGTAAGTATCGCAACTGTGCTGCCTGTGCCATTCTCAAAGCTCTGTAGTTTCGGAggcatttcaaatttcaattgataattagGTTCTCtttgttattgaattgaacTATTTCAATTAACCTTGATCATTAActgattataagcttataaCTCTACATAATCTTGGTGACTGGAAACAATTAAACAGTTGAAACTTGATCAAAGTTGAATTCAAGAATATAAAATCTAAGAGGAGTTAGTCACCGACTAGAAGAATTTTTCATTCTCCTAAAACAATTGAATCTGTGTTCATTTGAATGTTGAGAAAAAACGTGCTTCTATTCATAGTGTTTTTCGAGATagtataaaatttatatcacTCTCAAGCAGACGCAGACAAGCTTAATATCTTGTTCTTAGCATCATATCCTTCAATTGTGAGCTATTCTATTTGAGATTTTCTCGTCAGAGAAAACTCCCCTCATTTCTGGGAATCTTGAATTATCATGCATTCCTATTATCCTGATACTGCACAATTTCATTCTCCAagaaatcattattatattatttttctattgtttccCTCTTCTGCAGACACTGTAGAGTCCATAAGAAGGTTTTGCTCAGTGATTCTATTCTCAGACAGCCAGTTCATAACTTTCTACTTACGCAGTATTCTACTGAGCGCAACCCTTTCAGATCctcttattgttttattgtctgcTTTCTTTTGTTGTCTCACAATTTTTCATCAACACTCGACATTCATTTTATGTTTTCCTCGTATACGTAAGTgcttttagggaacttattagTAGTAAGCATATTGTCATCTTATGATATACAAGCCAGCAGGCTCGCGTCACTCGCCTTATCCTCTTTTTACCCTGGACACCCGGCTAGATCATTCATAAACTAAGATCTAgagaaagataaattattatctaaaaataaatatcagATAAGCAAAGATGAATTTTTCACTTGAACTTGCTTTCTTCCTTCTAAAAGAAACTGAAAATCCCAGGCTTGATTCAATCTCGATTGATTTCAACTATGTAGCGCAAAAGTctctattttttaaaaaattcagttaTTTTCCAGATAGAGACTTGGATTGTTCCATTTCAGTCCAGTTTTTCATCATGTCAAAGTCCATATaggtaaataagtaaatgtgcttaaattttaaaccattttcagcaaatactaaattaaataagagatttgtttttcccccCAGCACTAGGAGATATAATTAACATTCGTGCATTGTGAGGTAGTagatctccatttttacaaaatgcaggcttttctttatttgtaatcatgagttaacaattggtaattgGCTCAAACGTACAGAACATGATCTGATAAGCCACTGAATAGTTAGAACAATGACCGAGGTCATGATGATGTATAGAGAGGcgtttcccagagattggaatgcagACCACCTCCTCTCCACATCATCAGACAGATGTTCAAAAGAAGAACGAAATGagaaccaattttttatgatgagctaatatattttcaacaaatgtacatcatgatatttacaatagattatttacaatagattatttttcatctaatatagctaggtgttgaaaacccaatccatttcactaacaatccttttttatcacgttttaatattttttcaatcaaatacacttgtctctccgtttcgtttaattgcgtttttttaatttcttctgcataaaaccgcccactaattacttctccgtttagatcttgcaagctatacgttacaggttgagaaggaaatatagagtgTAATCAGACTAAACCGccttcatatattattctaacttacaactaatacatttattccttaaacctctacaagtattacaattaattttcacattcaaagcttttagtatttaatagttttattctctcctcaattaaCGAGTTCATCATAATCTCTGTAAAAAAGTTAAAGTTTGTACAACATCGCTGATTCgccacacattttcataatttcaaatgtaaatcttacactatcaatgtttttatctgttaacctatcatcaatgaaataatacattcgaatattcaaccaacctaatgaattacaatagcaaaattcaggaatttcctttaattcgcatcttcgatgtctatcaactatattcttatttataatataacatacgcttatatgttctgacttctgttcttcacttttaccaggttttataaatgttaaatattcctcaaacgttagtccttcttttccgaaattattcaattctaatattgttttgtcaataagttcgaaataacaacatctatattttttatcgattttattcgaaaaatagttcttatcaaatgaaattgaatccatctccaatctgaaattaaacagaatatgctatcaatcttgttctaagcctgtctcatctgaagaatctcgtaaaaaattccagataagtttatttaattgttcttttgttaaatgtttatttttttctgttataaccttcttaatttTATCGATAGACTCTTTAAGATGAGCACAATCACATCTGTATGAGCCTGGGATATTGCCATTCtcccagaatttatcatatgatgtaccgTATAATtcacaaactgaaatatgattatagttatcactatgccaaactcctaatttttcataatctctcacaaatgttaaatattgtagatttgtccatcctttttctgctaactggtccAATAATTGGTGATGCGTCTCCAATAGTTCAGTTAGTTCACAACGATAACTTTGTATTCtcgccattttttctaaagaaacagaatcatatttacgtaattcattaaaatgcctatttataatatactgagcttatatattcatcaaatgattTCCGTTCGAGAGCACATATCTGAAAACATATTAAACTATAAGTTGGAATGATCAGCGTAtataatcaattgtaaaatatttacttaGTTAGTAATTGACTCTTATCTATCCAAGACGGTTCACTAAAGTGTGattttctaactacaaatcatcatttttgtttccaaggagaatataaagaagactataatgtgatagcagataacaataaaactgttgggattgattgTTTGAGTTGGGCCAATAGCAAAACCTTTGAGCCTATTCAAGATAGCTTGTCActcttgaatgatagtagaaattatttccaaaatgctccaatttattctgtgtccttggctaaaatgtggagaaaactgacagataatttgaaaaatagttgttgtttgatctataatgatcttctacagtatgtttactgggggtaatagcaataccaGCAAATTGAGTGGAGTACAAGTAAAGCTTCCCACTGacccacaacatagaaataaaataatatcctatgtaatctctgcatttagctttaatctactacctattaattatgtggaaattttcgaggatccatcaaacaaaaataatatcagtttctcacaaaagtgtGGAGAGTGGAGAGACTtttttctccaagtcaaccacagttttctctaccatatccaaagttgttgacctagatgagttgggtcttgtagcaacaggtaacttaataccacaagtcttaagaaaacgggCAAACATAACTTGTAAGCTTCCTCCATacccttgtctcctatctcagtgctatcagccaagaatcgtaagctagaactggatgaaattgatctaaaacggaggaaaattgagttttttgaagccacacagtcatttagggaacggcataagcagctagaagaattttaaaatagaaaatttgagagaggaacttggaccattcacattggcgaaattttgagcctagtggagtttataatgtgactgcatttactgtgaataatactGGGAAATTCCCATATGTAGGTGTACTAGGGGAGAAAGATGGTTTGAAAAacgtttactttgtaaagggctgccataaaaatgttttcattaatgcatacaaagctatcgaaactctcaagaaagagggttattttgtaatcccttacactgacaaaaaagaaattatttgtctaccaagggaagagaaaatttgtgtaattacagtcaatggtatgtcaagctataatgggcatacatttcctagaatagaatcagttAAGTTTCTCccagatgtttggaaaaacttggaagacactcccttcacacaaaaagaagtggagcagtataataacatcacagtgctggaaattaaagggaaagtaaaagtaggagaGTGTAAAAGATTGGAAGAGTTACCACAAGGTATAGagttagtcattattgcaataaaagaagtgtacaatagaaacaatactcggtatatcctacagtttgaaaatgtggaagcattttcaaactattggttagaggaagaatttgaaaagccgaacatagatttgaattataaaattagaatcaagctagatgttttattcccagtaggaataaggaaagagttactttctgtatttgatttgggcatagatatgctttgatgtatgtataataatttaaaataaagaaaattattgtgacaatCCTCATGACATTGAGCTCTCACCCCTTCTcctgattcctctctcattttttctttcctgctaaacgagtggaggaggaggaggaggaggacaaaggacaatttttgtcctcggaggggaggaggaggagaacaattgtcctccgaggagaggaggaggagaaaaatttaagtaaaaatgaacttacatgtgttgatttgacgaaatgaaataatcggatatgctcctcgactcggttcagGTACACCTCGGCTATGATTTTCTAGATGCAGGTAAGGTTCCTTCACGAGAGCACAATTGCTTATGAgtagtgaggtgagaaaatgctgtggaaAAACAATGTAACCAAACTGTAacactaaatatatattataaatcaatttagtgttatttcacaaaaatatgagaatataacaaaaattttcacttacaatcaataatgttagcgCCGAGCTAAAGCTCTGGGGAGTATCGGCAGTGTTCGCCAATTGTGATACACGCCTCCTTTGTGTTTCTATCTCACTCGTACAAGCCTGCAACAGACAGAGAAACGACTTGCTATATAATCGCTTTTCTCAGTGGAAAATCATCATTCACGTTAGAGAGCTATTAGTACGCGCTTCTCGACACCATGGACAAGTCACACCGTGCATCCTCATCCTCATTCTTATTACCAGACAGCCCGCCTCCGGAGAGGGAGCTGAACTACTGGGAACAGCAGAAGCAGCAGAAAAGCCTCAGCTCAGCTGCCACCTATGCTGCTACAGCTGCTGCCTCCACCTCTGGCACCTCCTCAGATCCCTTGAAGAAACAAGGGATCTTCGTCCAAGATGAGGATTCCAGCATCATCATCCCAGACAGCAGCCCTCTCCCGCAAGCTACTTGGGCACCACGCCGAGCGGCCCTCACATCGGTACCCGCCCCCAAGCAGTCAGTTAAGCGGGGGTTGTTTGTCGACGACGATGAGGAGCCCGgcgtcctcactcaatcaaaggttagcatacaaaaaattattattattgtaatgtgcacaaaatctttataaaatgtgaatctTATAAATCTTTTGTGTGCATTTACTGATTCTTATACTGTGAGCGAAGACTGAGCTATCTAATTGTGCTATCAAAACAATCCGAACACAGATAAATTCTCATGATGgttgcattgaaatttggataaaaattcaaaacatgttttagtaatttcgataataaattcgaatatgttgcatgaaacaattcaattatctaccaatttgaattgagttcaagtaatcggagaatttccgagttattacttatatatattacttactatatcaaattactgattcgaataatgcataaactgtttgtgtgaaacaaaaatgttaaaaatttgCATGAGtaatgaaacgtgaaattcgaataatattgttattataaatccaatcatattattctgcaataactttgatgacaaattacttattacttatatgaaaaatccaatcatatgttgattgtaatgaactgaaaattttttttCGATAATTGAGAGTTATGTCagagaatttccgagttattactcacagttttgagtagtgaatctgttgagcaagatctctctcttgtatgattttaaacctgaaacaaataagagtctaatgaaatatttttcaacggATACGAGTGTGAATAAtacattgatatttgaattatgaaaaatccaatCATATGCATAAACTGTATGTTTTCTGCAATAACTTTGATGacaaattacttattacttatatgaaaaatccaatcatatgcataaactgtttgtatgaaacaaaaattgttaaaaatttgcATGAGtaatgaaacgtgaaattcgaataatattgttattataaatccaatcatattattctgcaataactttgatgataaattacttattacttatatgaaaaatccaatcatatgttgattgtaatgaactgaaaattttttttCGATAATTGAGAGTTATGTCagagaatttccgagttattactcacagttttgagtagtgaatctgttgagcaagttCTCCCTCTCTCGTATGATTTTaaacctgaaacaaataagagtctgttgaaatattttttcaacagaaacgtgtggTGGATGAGGACAGCTCCATAACGCCTCTTTtgcgggaggaggaggaggaagcggAGAACGAGATGGAGACGGAGGAGTTGCTTGCGATTATTAATCGGACAGAGAAACCGTGGACGCCTCTCCGGCAGTTGGTGGAGAACACGCCGTACCCCATCGTGGCGGTACGCCAGATTACCAACCAACATGGTCGGCGCATAATATTAAAAGTCCATTTGACAGCTTCACGACTGACGGACATATACATGCCGGAGAGGTACACCCAGGGTTTGACCTCTAAAGACGTCGATCATTTCGACAAAAATTGCAAAAATCTTTGTCTCTTTGTGaagcatgttaatgcttttTTAACTGACATAAATATTGTCAAGTGCAAAATTAGCAAATTTGGCATTTGACAATATTTATCTCGGTGGGCATTAACATGCTTCACATGTTaatatgtatgtgtatgtgtaatAGTTGCCATCAATAAAATGTGtccatatttgataaaaaattgttttcaattcttacctgttgttgataagttcgtaaTGAATATCACACTAGTATACGTGTTGAGCACTCTCCACACTATGCAAGTTGCATTGAGTGATAAGAgattaaaaatgtgtttttatagcttgatgtaTGGCAAGCTGACATCACTCGGTCGCTCACTGTGTCAAGGTCGGCTCAACGCTCTGCCTTCCTTGTTGCGAAGTGAGGGCGTTGGCCCTTACACATCTGGTGTGatgcatttcattcattcacgaCCTTGCAAGGTCTTGTGTACATCGTACACATGGCTGGATTGGTATTCCATTcattcttttattgtgtttgactttttcacatcaactatttgaaatgcattttgaaaattcatttcaaatagatgatCTGAATAGGcgaattcaaagtattattccaaattaatagaaaattccattttttcttttagatagtgtaatgattaattaattaactttagttctgtgggtagatgacacaagttgataagtcacatttttgaccatattgagttatgcatatggttgtgttcagaaaaattagatctataagatggtataactaaatatgttgtacctttttaaatagctgagatatagACCTTGCTTAAGCCTGATACtgcattttcttccaaaccccaagttgacaaatattgataagtacatatatctcaacactcttctaccggtttgtattataatccaattatcaaaagatgacaaaatttgataagtgtatgtactggtaggctattataaaacctgaaaatcaataacccatattgagaactacataacccatacaactttgcaaacagttcaagtttggttaacttgatcaatacttgtaaataatatcaattaatttttaaaaaatatattcaaatttctataaaatcgatttttaagatattccctatactgttacattgtgatttgaaacatttggcagatggcaaaacatgatatctctgtcatcacttgcaaaaattctcaatagttaatttaaataaattgttttatcccttgatattttctatttaaatagtcgaggatcagctgattatattagtgtaaaatgggtaaGACTATTTAAATAGTCGAGGATCAtctgattatattagtgtaaaatgggtaagaaaaaatattatagataatgtttgcagctatgccaaactttcaaattgctctcctgaaaagtttacaaatcatgacttataagcttgtgtcatctacccacagagttAATGTTTgagcattgagttgaaaggtaatgaaaatattgaatgttgagaacactctttgtgcatgttGATATTCTTCGCGTGTGCGT
The genomic region above belongs to Nilaparvata lugens isolate BPH chromosome 5, ASM1435652v1, whole genome shotgun sequence and contains:
- the LOC120351637 gene encoding uncharacterized protein LOC120351637 — protein: MDKSHRASSSSFLLPDSPPPERELNYWEQQKQQKSLSSAATYAATAAASTSGTSSDPLKKQGIFVQDEDSSIIIPDSSPLPQATWAPRRAALTSVPAPKQSVKRGLFVDDDEEPGVLTQSKKRVVDEDSSITPLLREEEEEAENEMETEELLAIINRTEKPWTPLRQLVENTPYPIVAVRQITNQHGRRIILKVHLTASRLTDIYMPERYTQGLTSKDVDHFDKNCKNLCLFVKHVNAFLTDINIVKCKISKFGI